The following are encoded together in the Novipirellula galeiformis genome:
- a CDS encoding alpha/beta hydrolase family protein, which produces MRTWIRNAVLALGVVTLETSGGIAQGQQAQEIRYLSSADATQQPAMFYAPASDVAVPLVVALHTWSGDYKQTSHKAIEAWCIEKGWAYIHPNFRGPNVRPEATGSEWVVKDIVSAVDYAKKTVNIDSNSVYLVGTSGGGYTALVMAGHHPSIWAGVSVWVPISDLSAWYQECKLAGRNYFRNVAASCGGAPGESTAIDQQYRDRSPLTYLANAKGVTLHLNAGIRDGHDGSVPISHSLLAFNEVASPQDRLSDGDIRYFVEKAQVPESLQSPIVDPSYGARKPLFRRTSGNATVTIFDGQHELIPQAAIDWFERIHANKDGKGH; this is translated from the coding sequence ATGAGAACTTGGATACGAAACGCAGTCCTCGCCTTGGGGGTGGTCACGTTGGAAACGTCTGGCGGCATCGCCCAGGGGCAACAGGCACAGGAGATCCGCTATCTCAGTTCGGCCGATGCGACTCAGCAACCTGCGATGTTCTATGCTCCCGCGTCGGATGTTGCCGTTCCTCTCGTCGTCGCCCTGCACACCTGGTCCGGGGATTACAAACAGACGAGTCACAAAGCAATCGAAGCTTGGTGTATCGAGAAAGGCTGGGCGTACATCCATCCCAATTTCCGGGGTCCGAACGTTCGCCCCGAGGCGACAGGTTCGGAGTGGGTGGTCAAGGACATCGTCAGCGCCGTTGATTACGCAAAGAAGACGGTCAACATCGACAGCAACTCCGTTTACCTCGTTGGTACCTCCGGCGGCGGCTATACGGCGCTGGTGATGGCGGGACATCATCCTTCGATTTGGGCCGGGGTTTCGGTGTGGGTTCCCATCTCGGATCTGAGCGCGTGGTATCAAGAGTGCAAACTCGCCGGACGCAATTACTTCCGCAACGTTGCCGCTTCATGTGGGGGTGCACCAGGCGAGAGTACCGCAATCGATCAACAGTATCGCGATCGATCTCCGCTGACGTATCTCGCTAATGCGAAAGGCGTCACGCTGCATCTGAACGCAGGAATTCGTGACGGGCACGATGGCAGCGTGCCGATCAGCCATTCGTTGTTGGCCTTCAACGAGGTCGCGAGCCCTCAGGATCGCTTGTCCGATGGCGATATTCGCTACTTTGTTGAGAAAGCACAGGTTCCCGAATCGCTCCAAAGTCCCATTGTGGACCCAAGCTACGGCGCCCGGAAACCGTTGTTCCGTCGCACCTCGGGCAACGCCACCGTGACGATTTTTGACGGCCAACACGAACTCATTCCGCAGGCGGCGATTGATTGGTTCGAACGCATTCACGCGAACAAAGACGGCAAGGGGCACTAA